The following proteins are encoded in a genomic region of Xenopus laevis strain J_2021 chromosome 3L, Xenopus_laevis_v10.1, whole genome shotgun sequence:
- the LOC108711743 gene encoding calpain-5: MVVNYRDQNYGQLKDGCRLESHLFEDPTFPADNRSLYYSRTPPEGLEWKRPQELVQNPHLFTEGGISAHDLQQGSLGNCWFVAAAACLAGDPSVWKRVIPSPKEQDWPHPGAPPHVGIFRFRLWRFGRWIEIVIDDRLPTVRGELLFCRPGPRGAFWCALLEKAYAKLNGSYEALDGGSTAEALIDFTGGISEPIDLLGENFASEEEKKKLFKALLKAHSRASLISAAIRPSSGQSLEQVLSSGLVIGHAYSVTSVRSITLRSGLLSLFRTHKLRLIRLQNPWGSGEWNGAWSDGSEEWKRISWSEREKMGVTVSDDGDFWMSWEDFCSHFTDLTLCRRVNTSFLSPHKTWTEESALSLWRTDADPLKNRSGGCPNNRETYLHNPQFTFDVTLDQDVALISLEQEDRRTQRSEGGENLPIGFFVFKVEVNRKFRLHRTATKVSSSTYINSRSVFLRTELQHGRYVILPTTFTPGLTGSFLLRLYTDRTSHLRELTRDVPEPSCFSFCLGAPRLITSITVHSASGLSVPGGGRDPSFYVTVHCEGEKVRSRSVKNQNPEFDLKGVFYRKRKGRSLLIQVWQVHFLRDTLIGRVSVPCPVGESNQTHVLRLQRKDGSSSGYILIEATTCAELTSL; this comes from the exons ATGGTTGTTAATTACCGGGATCAGAATTATGGGCAGTTAAAAGATGGATGCCGACTGGAGAGCCACCTCTTTGAAGACCCAACGTTCCCAGCGGATAATCGATCCCTGTACTACAGTCGGACGCCCCCTGAGGGGTTAGAGTGGAAGCGCCCACAG GAGTTGGTGCAGAATCCTCATCTCTTCACTGAAGGGGGTATCAGTGCCCATGACCTGCAGCAAGGCAGTCTGGGTAATTGCTGGTTTGTAGCTGCAGCTGCTTGTTTGGCCGGGGACCCCTCTGTATGGAAAAGG GTTATACCGTCCCCCAAGGAGCAGGACTGGCCACACCCCGGGGCTCCTCCCCACGTGGGTATCTTCAGATTCCGGCTCTGGCGATTCGGCAGGTGGATAGAAATAGTCATTGACGACCGTTTGCCCACAGTCCGGGGGGAGCTGCTCTTCTGTCGACCCGGCCCAAGAGGGGCCTTCTGGTGTGCTCTGCTGGAGAAAGCCTACGCCAA ACTCAATGGCAGTTACGAGGCCTTGGATGGAGGCAGTACTGCAGAGGCGCTCATTGACTTTACTGGGGGGATCTCCGAGCCCATCGACCTCCTGGGGGAGAATTTTGCatctgaagaagagaagaagaagctgTTCAAAGCTCTGCTGAAAGCCCATAGCCGGGCGTCTCTCATTAGTGCTGCTATCAGG CCGTCTTCTGGTCAGTCTCTGGAGCAGGTCCTGTCTTCAGGCCTTGTGATTGGCCATGCATACAGTGTTACGTCTGTGCGGAGCATCACTCTACGCTCGGGGCTCCTGTCTCTGTTCCGCACCCACAAACTGCGCCTCATCCGTCTGCAAAATCCCTGGGGGAGTGGAGAATGGAATGGAGCCTGGAGTGATGG GTCAGAGGAATGGAAGCGAATAAGCTggtcagagagagagaagatgggTGTCACTGTGAGTGATGATGGGGATTTCTG GATGAGTTGGGAAGACTTCTGCAGTCACTTCACTGACCTCACTTTGTGCCGGCGGGTTAACACCAGCTTCCTGAGCCCTCACAAAACCTGGACTGAGGAGTCTGCCCTGTCGTTGTGGAGAACAGATGCAGATCCCCTGAAGAACAGGAGTGGTGGTTGCCCCAACAATAGGGAGACCTACCTGCACAATCCTCAG TTCACCTTCGATGTGACATTGGATCAGGATGTTGCTCTCATTTCTCTGGAACAAGAGGATCGTAGGACCCAACGCAGCGAGGGAGGAGAGAATTTGCCCATTGGCTTCTTTGTGTTTAAG GTTGAAGTGAACCGTAAATTCCGCCTACACCGCACTGCAACAAAGGTTTCCTCTTCCACCTACATTAACTCCCGTAGTGTCTTCCTGCGCACCGAGCTCCAACACGGCCGATATGTCATCTTACCGACCACATTCACCCCCGGCCTAACCGGATCCTTCCTCCTGCGCCTATATACTGACCGAACCAGTCATCTCAG GGAACTGACTCGAGATGTCCCTGAGCCCTCTTGCTTCTCATTCTGCCTGGGGGCCCCCCGTCTGATCACCTCCATCACTGTACATTCAGCTTCAGGGCTGTCGGTCCCTGGGGGTGGCAGAG ATCCTTCATTCTATGTGACAGTTCATTGTGAGGGGGAGAAAGTGAGATCCAGGAGTGTAAAGAACCAAAACCCTGAGTTTGACTTGAAAGGAGTTTTctaccggaaaagaaagggccGGTCGCTCCTCATTCAG GTGTGGCAGGTGCATTTTCTGAGGGACACTCTCATTGGCAGAGTCTCAGTCCCCTGTCCTGTTGGGGAATCCAATCAGACCCATGTGCTGAGACTACAGAGAAAGGATGGATCATCCTCAGGATATATCCTCATAGAGGCCACAACATGTGCTGAGCTGACTTCTCTGTGA